Proteins co-encoded in one Verrucomicrobiota bacterium genomic window:
- a CDS encoding OmpH family outer membrane protein, whose product MKKNILSLCGALILGLTTEAIAELKIAIVDLEKVFNSYYKTEEAQARLKDQENSYKKELSDRQESFQKLMEQHRELKEAVEDPSLADSAKEDKLSRLKDKEQEIMSSRNKINEFLQTTRKLTMDQTQRMRSEILEEMDGTIKSITKGKYNLVLDSTGKTLSGAPAIIHSEGIPDISDDIIAELNKSKPTE is encoded by the coding sequence ATGAAAAAGAACATATTATCATTGTGTGGCGCCCTAATACTTGGTCTTACAACCGAAGCTATTGCAGAGCTAAAAATAGCAATTGTAGATCTAGAAAAAGTTTTCAACTCTTACTACAAGACAGAGGAGGCACAAGCTCGCCTCAAAGATCAGGAAAACAGCTACAAGAAGGAGCTATCAGATCGCCAGGAATCCTTCCAAAAGCTAATGGAGCAGCATCGTGAATTGAAGGAAGCTGTAGAAGACCCTTCTTTAGCTGATAGTGCTAAAGAAGATAAACTAAGCCGCCTTAAAGACAAAGAGCAGGAAATCATGTCCAGCAGAAATAAGATCAATGAGTTTTTACAAACAACACGTAAGCTTACCATGGACCAAACACAACGCATGAGGAGCGAAATCCTGGAAGAAATGGATGGAACCATCAAATCAATTACGAAAGGGAAATATAATTTGGTGCTAGACTCCACTGGCAAAACGCTTAGCGGAGCTCCAGCCATCATTCACAGCGAAGGCATCCCGGACATTTCGGACGATATCATCGCAGAACTTAACAAATCTAAGCCTACAGAGTAA
- the bamA gene encoding outer membrane protein assembly factor BamA: MLNQHLRFNRILNPRFGQIALLALLTSISFSEAQESGKTLIKPPDAAATGTDTNNRLIVREIEVIYLPEKSSSSVDRSVILSNMRTTVGQPYSLAAVEQDIKTLYATGLFTNLRIQDEPVADGVKVVVIVKPKSIVKEVIIIGNQAIKEKALHKKIASRPGEPLSEQLVSSDGQDIQDYYLEKGFDRAEVLYDIDINDQINRAVITYTIQEGGKAFVRAIEFEGNEAVTDKELRKVMKTRIKDWLTWINKSGRMKEDQFQEDLRAIRGLYQSKGYIDVTIEDYAIQRPEADAINITITLFEGIQYSVGDVKFQENQLFDDIKLNSVTNMKPGSIFSPEGLEADKNAIRDLYGRKGYIDTRIYINREPNIQNGKMDLVYVIEENSQSFVEKIIIQGNNQTKDKVLRRELALAPGDTYDSVRADASQKRLENLGYFSKVDVSAQETSVPNRKNMVVTVEEQRTGSVTFGAGFSTVDSLLGFVELTQSNFDIANAPKFLGAGQKFRMRLQYGIKRQDALISWTEPWFLNRRISLGFDGFFNQSDFLSSEFDQRRYGGAVRVGKALNQFWSVGMRYQFENIEIFDVDSSAPIGIQEEEGERTKSSVRGNITYDTRDSPLLARSGERVTLTAEGSGGPLQGDTDTWSLKLEGSKYFSLPYDMIFSVRGVAGLTDSFGDSDNVPLFDRFFIGGSRSIRGFENRSVGPNFIDSNGVLSDEPEGGKTMGYGNLELTIPVIDRVRFATFLDGGFNNRDSFDFDVSEYSLSTGLGLRLDLPIGPLRLDLGFPIVQRDPNDGDFEFHFDVGYQF; this comes from the coding sequence ATGCTAAATCAGCACCTGCGTTTCAATAGAATATTGAATCCTCGTTTTGGCCAAATCGCTCTCCTTGCCTTACTCACCAGCATCTCTTTTTCTGAAGCTCAAGAGTCTGGAAAAACCTTGATTAAGCCGCCGGATGCAGCAGCCACTGGCACCGATACAAATAACCGTCTTATAGTTAGAGAGATAGAGGTTATTTATCTTCCCGAAAAGTCTTCCAGTTCCGTCGACCGCAGCGTCATTCTATCGAACATGCGAACCACTGTGGGCCAGCCCTACTCTTTAGCCGCCGTCGAACAAGATATTAAAACTCTTTATGCTACAGGCCTCTTCACTAACTTGAGAATTCAGGATGAGCCTGTCGCTGACGGAGTCAAGGTCGTAGTCATAGTCAAACCAAAGTCAATTGTTAAGGAAGTCATCATCATTGGCAATCAAGCCATTAAAGAAAAAGCCTTACACAAAAAAATCGCTTCTCGGCCAGGAGAACCCTTGAGTGAGCAGCTAGTTTCTTCTGATGGTCAGGATATCCAAGACTATTACCTGGAAAAAGGTTTCGATAGAGCAGAAGTCCTCTATGACATCGATATCAACGATCAAATTAACCGTGCCGTTATCACCTACACCATACAGGAAGGCGGAAAGGCTTTTGTTCGTGCCATCGAGTTCGAAGGTAATGAAGCCGTTACAGATAAGGAACTTCGTAAAGTGATGAAAACACGTATAAAAGATTGGTTAACTTGGATCAACAAATCAGGGCGCATGAAAGAAGACCAGTTTCAAGAAGATTTAAGAGCAATCAGAGGGTTATACCAAAGCAAAGGCTACATAGATGTAACGATTGAAGACTATGCTATTCAAAGACCTGAAGCGGATGCTATTAATATAACCATCACCTTATTTGAGGGTATTCAATACTCGGTAGGAGACGTCAAATTTCAAGAAAATCAGCTATTTGATGATATTAAGCTGAACAGTGTTACCAATATGAAACCTGGTAGCATCTTTTCACCTGAGGGACTTGAGGCGGATAAAAACGCCATTAGAGACCTTTATGGGCGCAAGGGCTATATTGACACACGCATCTACATTAACCGCGAGCCCAATATCCAAAACGGTAAGATGGATCTGGTCTATGTTATCGAGGAAAACTCCCAGTCATTCGTAGAAAAAATTATCATTCAGGGTAATAATCAAACAAAGGACAAGGTTCTTAGACGCGAGCTGGCTCTAGCACCCGGTGACACTTACGATTCAGTACGTGCTGACGCTAGCCAAAAACGCCTAGAAAACCTCGGCTACTTTTCCAAGGTAGATGTCTCTGCACAGGAAACGAGTGTTCCGAACCGCAAAAATATGGTTGTCACGGTTGAGGAACAGCGAACAGGATCGGTTACGTTTGGTGCGGGATTCAGCACTGTAGACAGTTTGCTGGGTTTTGTTGAGCTGACGCAAAGTAATTTTGATATTGCCAATGCCCCTAAATTCTTGGGCGCGGGGCAGAAGTTCCGCATGCGCCTCCAATATGGTATCAAAAGACAAGATGCTCTTATTAGCTGGACAGAACCCTGGTTCCTAAACCGCCGCATCTCCCTCGGTTTCGATGGTTTCTTTAATCAATCTGATTTTCTAAGTAGCGAGTTTGACCAACGCCGTTATGGTGGGGCTGTTAGGGTGGGCAAAGCTCTTAACCAATTCTGGAGTGTCGGTATGCGCTATCAGTTTGAGAATATTGAAATTTTTGATGTAGACTCTTCAGCTCCTATAGGTATCCAAGAGGAAGAAGGAGAGCGCACTAAGAGCTCCGTTCGAGGAAATATCACCTATGACACACGTGATTCCCCTTTACTAGCTCGCAGTGGTGAAAGGGTAACACTTACCGCTGAAGGTTCGGGGGGCCCACTTCAAGGTGATACGGACACATGGTCACTCAAACTTGAAGGCTCTAAGTATTTTAGCCTCCCGTATGATATGATTTTCTCCGTCAGAGGTGTTGCAGGACTTACGGATTCCTTTGGAGATTCAGATAATGTTCCCCTATTTGACCGATTCTTTATCGGGGGCTCCAGAAGTATAAGAGGCTTTGAAAATCGCTCTGTAGGTCCTAATTTCATTGATTCTAATGGTGTTCTGAGTGATGAGCCCGAGGGCGGTAAGACCATGGGCTACGGAAATCTTGAGCTAACGATACCGGTTATTGACCGCGTTCGCTTCGCAACTTTCTTAGACGGGGGCTTTAATAATAGGGACTCATTTGATTTCGATGTATCTGAGTACTCCCTCTCAACCGGTCTAGGGTTGCGGCTTGACCTACCTATTGGTCCACTTCGCCTTGATCTCGGATTTCCCATTGTTCAACGTGATCCAAATGATGGCGATTTTGAATTCCACTTTGACGTCGGCTATCAGTTTTAG
- a CDS encoding carboxy terminal-processing peptidase has translation MFSRLSALSLVVPLYISSLFASQEGSEWNIDNKYRTIGKLVPAFLERQHYLQEQLNHEHNEEWLSNYMKSYDFNHAFFYRKDYEELMQMHGNDLTTKLMTGNIEPAFNVFDLFKKRLESRVAWIEKRLRESFDFTQDEYYSIDRSEVPWPESEEKADELWESRLKYDLLQERLIRVELAEKKKEEGEEQDKKEISSESPQEKVLKRYKTLLKTFSDYEDEDIMTTYLSALTSVYDPHSQYLGPSQLADFSIAMKLELFGIGAVLTTENGYCTVREVISGGPADLDGRLEVNDRIVGVAQGNGEYEDVVGMRLRKAVQLIRGPKDTIVRLKVFPGDSDVVKEITIVRNKIDLKEAQAKAEVLEIEYESGARRKLGLIELPSFYGDISSGASPGSKSRSTSKDVAVLIKRLKEEKVEGLVLDLRKNGGGLLSEAVNLVGLFIDKGPVVQIQGVEGRKDVLRDNDSGALYGGPLIVLTNRESASASEICAGALQNYRRALVVGESSTHGKGTVQSVIELNRWMNRDFGRTRPEAGALKLTMQKFYLPNGDSTQNRGVLPNIALPSVNDYLEIGESHLPHSLPWDQTASVPYKAVNYIDSELIGQLTELSKRRISSSPDYQFLLKDIERVSKRVQEKRISLNENKRIEELKEEKVRRKARKEAIKVAVKNFKIKVLSITLDNLEGEYIESLKDRNENKREENEDENFFDDLEIHAVDHQLRETFHIMDDMLRLSAANHELITAQKVGAKNEFFVD, from the coding sequence ATGTTTTCTCGTCTATCAGCTTTATCACTAGTTGTTCCCTTATATATATCTTCACTTTTTGCGAGTCAGGAAGGTTCGGAATGGAACATAGACAACAAATATCGGACGATTGGGAAGCTCGTTCCTGCATTTCTAGAGCGCCAGCATTATCTACAAGAGCAGCTTAACCATGAGCACAATGAGGAGTGGCTCTCTAACTACATGAAATCTTATGATTTTAATCATGCCTTTTTCTATAGGAAAGACTATGAAGAGCTCATGCAGATGCATGGTAATGATTTAACAACCAAATTAATGACAGGAAACATAGAGCCTGCATTTAATGTTTTTGATTTATTCAAAAAAAGGCTTGAATCCAGAGTTGCCTGGATTGAAAAGCGCCTCAGGGAGTCATTCGATTTTACGCAAGATGAATATTATTCCATAGACCGTTCAGAAGTTCCATGGCCTGAGTCGGAAGAAAAGGCAGATGAGCTTTGGGAAAGTCGTCTGAAGTATGACCTTCTTCAGGAGCGCCTCATCCGAGTAGAACTGGCGGAAAAGAAAAAAGAAGAGGGTGAGGAACAGGATAAAAAAGAAATTTCTAGCGAGTCCCCGCAAGAAAAAGTGCTTAAGCGCTACAAGACCCTTTTGAAAACATTTAGTGACTACGAAGATGAGGACATCATGACAACTTATCTTTCTGCCCTCACTTCAGTTTACGACCCTCATTCCCAATACCTTGGGCCAAGTCAATTAGCGGATTTTTCCATAGCTATGAAATTAGAGTTATTTGGCATTGGGGCTGTGTTGACAACTGAAAATGGCTATTGCACGGTTCGGGAGGTTATCTCTGGGGGCCCCGCTGACCTGGACGGTAGGCTCGAAGTCAATGATAGGATTGTGGGTGTTGCTCAGGGAAATGGAGAATACGAGGATGTCGTCGGAATGAGGCTTCGTAAAGCAGTTCAGCTAATACGCGGACCAAAAGATACCATTGTACGTTTGAAAGTTTTTCCAGGAGATTCAGATGTTGTTAAAGAAATCACTATTGTTCGCAATAAAATTGATCTAAAAGAAGCGCAAGCCAAGGCAGAGGTGCTTGAGATTGAATACGAGAGTGGGGCAAGGCGCAAATTAGGCTTGATAGAGCTTCCTTCCTTTTACGGTGATATAAGCTCAGGTGCTTCCCCAGGGTCTAAGTCACGCAGCACTTCAAAGGATGTAGCTGTTCTTATCAAGCGCCTAAAAGAAGAGAAAGTTGAAGGTCTGGTTCTAGACTTACGCAAAAATGGAGGAGGTTTATTGAGTGAGGCGGTCAACTTGGTAGGGCTATTTATTGATAAGGGGCCGGTTGTTCAGATCCAGGGCGTAGAGGGACGCAAGGATGTTTTACGGGATAATGACTCTGGTGCCCTATATGGAGGGCCCCTCATTGTCTTGACTAATCGTGAAAGTGCTTCTGCTTCAGAAATATGCGCCGGAGCGTTGCAAAATTATCGCAGAGCCTTAGTTGTCGGGGAAAGTAGTACTCATGGCAAAGGTACGGTGCAATCCGTGATAGAGCTAAACCGCTGGATGAATAGAGATTTCGGGAGAACTAGGCCTGAAGCTGGAGCACTGAAACTGACTATGCAAAAGTTTTATTTACCGAATGGAGACTCAACACAGAATCGTGGTGTGTTGCCCAATATTGCGCTTCCTTCAGTTAATGATTATTTGGAAATAGGCGAATCTCATCTTCCTCATTCCCTGCCTTGGGATCAAACGGCATCTGTCCCTTACAAGGCCGTGAATTATATCGATAGCGAGCTTATCGGTCAATTAACGGAGCTTTCTAAGCGGCGTATCTCATCAAGTCCAGATTATCAATTTTTACTTAAGGACATTGAAAGAGTTAGTAAAAGGGTACAAGAAAAGCGCATTTCGCTTAATGAAAATAAGAGAATTGAAGAACTGAAAGAAGAAAAGGTAAGGCGCAAAGCTCGTAAAGAGGCTATCAAAGTAGCTGTCAAAAACTTCAAGATCAAGGTTCTTTCAATTACGTTAGATAATCTTGAAGGGGAGTATATCGAATCGTTAAAGGATAGGAATGAGAATAAGAGAGAAGAGAATGAAGATGAGAATTTCTTCGATGACCTAGAAATACATGCTGTGGATCACCAGCTTCGGGAGACCTTTCATATTATGGATGATATGCTTCGGTTATCTGCAGCGAATCACGAGTTGATTACTGCTCAAAAAGTTGGGGCTAAGAATGAATTTTTTGTCGATTAG
- a CDS encoding nucleoside triphosphate pyrophosphatase: MQLILASSSPRRQDLLQEAGYCFESEAPYIDEWDSTTHPDLSAIDLALANAQRKAQKVAEHRQDAVVLAADTIVYCDGKVLGKPEDQGEAKKMLRLLNGKTHEVITAMAWFETAKNFMRRCVDKTYVTFRNLSEEDIDFYLGKVHVLDKAGGYAVQEHGEEIIERIEGSRTNVIGLPMERLQEWWDDLGV, encoded by the coding sequence ATGCAGTTGATTTTAGCCTCTAGTTCTCCTAGGAGACAGGATTTATTACAAGAAGCAGGATACTGTTTTGAGTCAGAGGCACCCTATATAGACGAGTGGGATTCGACCACGCATCCGGATCTAAGTGCCATAGATTTGGCTTTAGCAAATGCCCAACGCAAGGCGCAGAAAGTGGCAGAACACAGGCAAGATGCAGTGGTGTTAGCCGCGGATACAATTGTTTACTGCGATGGCAAGGTCTTGGGCAAGCCAGAAGATCAGGGGGAGGCTAAAAAGATGCTTAGACTTCTAAACGGTAAGACACATGAAGTGATCACGGCTATGGCTTGGTTCGAGACAGCCAAAAATTTCATGAGACGTTGTGTTGATAAGACCTACGTCACTTTTCGGAATCTAAGCGAGGAGGATATTGATTTTTACCTAGGTAAAGTTCATGTTCTGGATAAAGCTGGAGGCTATGCGGTGCAAGAGCACGGAGAAGAGATTATAGAGAGAATTGAAGGCTCCCGAACCAATGTAATCGGTTTGCCTATGGAGCGTTTGCAAGAGTGGTGGGATGATCTAGGAGTTTGA
- a CDS encoding tRNA-dihydrouridine synthase family protein, producing MMSLNICDFITNKRPVLLLAPMQDVTDLPFWRVMHRYGGPDIYFTEYFRVYPNSRPEKHILECVRKNPSNKPVLAQMIGRDIPSLLRTAEALQGENILGLDLNLGCPAPIVCKKSSGGGMLREKEHLLEVLEVLREAITGNFTIKTRIGFYDENEFDELLGIFSQVPVDAVTVHGRTVKEMYRANVHYDRITQAVRVMSTRSIPVFANGNVLSAHIAKRVAQDTGAAGLMIGRGCIRNPWIWDQIKELYEFGEVQTQPTLRDLREYIDCLYKETTPIHLPEKVKVAKMKKYMNFIAQGIGPEESFLFEIRRVNSEKEFFNCCDRWLMEKEFFQPEMHGGALVNSGNPRNDCY from the coding sequence ATGATGTCTTTAAATATATGTGATTTTATTACGAATAAGCGTCCCGTGCTTTTGTTAGCTCCTATGCAGGATGTTACAGATTTACCATTCTGGAGGGTGATGCATCGCTACGGAGGTCCAGATATTTATTTTACTGAATACTTTAGAGTGTACCCGAATTCACGTCCGGAAAAGCATATCCTGGAATGTGTTCGTAAGAACCCCTCAAATAAACCTGTCTTAGCTCAAATGATAGGGAGAGATATACCCAGTTTATTGCGAACTGCAGAAGCACTTCAGGGTGAAAATATCTTGGGCCTGGACCTTAATTTAGGCTGTCCAGCACCTATTGTCTGTAAAAAGAGCAGTGGTGGAGGTATGCTTCGTGAAAAGGAACATCTCTTAGAAGTTCTCGAGGTGCTCAGAGAAGCGATTACGGGTAATTTTACGATCAAGACACGTATCGGGTTTTATGATGAAAATGAGTTTGATGAGTTGTTGGGAATATTTTCACAGGTCCCGGTTGATGCAGTCACAGTGCATGGAAGAACAGTCAAAGAGATGTATAGGGCGAATGTGCATTATGATCGTATAACACAGGCGGTTCGGGTGATGTCAACTAGGAGTATCCCTGTATTTGCCAACGGCAATGTTTTATCGGCCCATATTGCCAAGCGGGTTGCTCAAGACACAGGTGCAGCAGGTCTTATGATCGGGCGCGGGTGCATAAGGAATCCCTGGATCTGGGACCAAATTAAAGAATTGTATGAATTTGGAGAGGTGCAAACACAACCTACACTAAGAGATCTTAGGGAATATATAGATTGTTTATATAAGGAAACGACTCCTATCCATTTGCCAGAGAAGGTAAAAGTAGCGAAAATGAAAAAATATATGAATTTCATAGCTCAGGGCATTGGCCCTGAAGAAAGTTTTCTTTTTGAAATCCGCCGTGTAAATAGTGAAAAAGAGTTTTTTAACTGCTGCGATAGATGGCTAATGGAGAAAGAATTCTTTCAACCAGAAATGCATGGCGGCGCGTTAGTGAACTCTGGAAATCCTCGTAACGATTGTTATTGA
- a CDS encoding chemotaxis protein CheW, translating to MSVEQSEVESTLSKVAGKYLTFKLCNESYGIGVLQIREIIRMQTITPMPQMPHFVKGVTNLRGKVIPVISLRLKFSLSDAETNEQSCIIVVDAKSSSGRDVLMGLVVDGVEEVINITTDEIEPAPDFGAFVDTHYMLGMAKIKGVVKTLLDINRVVGNENIDQLAANG from the coding sequence ATGAGCGTCGAACAATCAGAAGTAGAATCAACCCTATCTAAAGTAGCAGGTAAATACCTGACCTTTAAATTATGCAATGAATCCTATGGTATAGGCGTTCTGCAAATCCGTGAGATTATCCGAATGCAAACAATCACGCCCATGCCTCAAATGCCTCATTTTGTCAAAGGTGTCACAAATCTTAGAGGCAAGGTCATTCCAGTTATTAGTTTGCGTCTAAAATTTTCACTATCTGATGCTGAAACTAACGAACAAAGTTGTATCATCGTTGTAGACGCCAAATCCTCCTCTGGACGTGATGTTCTTATGGGGTTAGTGGTTGATGGAGTTGAAGAGGTTATTAACATCACCACCGATGAAATAGAACCTGCACCTGATTTCGGAGCTTTCGTTGATACCCATTACATGCTAGGCATGGCAAAGATTAAGGGAGTTGTCAAAACCCTTCTAGATATCAATCGTGTGGTAGGAAACGAGAATATCGATCAACTCGCTGCCAACGGCTAG
- a CDS encoding response regulator, which yields MEHSDKRVEGQSFFYILARYGSYSPVVLAGLVTLACLALTVLSWWASIESLEDSFNRPFQKEARHLVYHFKEELQDYKQALNMLGAALRTNDKKLEQPHIQEVLESLELNEFSGITNVLWIRKKVGEKAGANQAVLFTVSGAIQDKKLSGYAISSLNEAMGTYQQKTGLVVTRIINHKSIAKNKSIVYFMKPLQEAEGKFVNWYAIRVDLQTLLNLLREESVASWSFDVQDISGLDSAEIKGASDSSLLVKESDLNYRQFLELGSRKWRLWISSETYPKSLGYSDEMLRMLILGILASCLIGFLAGCLLRLKIKSDLDLKQTSELCDQADEQLKNLNCVVNSVHEGLIMTDANYHVEWANDSFTRMSEFSLGEIIGKPAFCFQFGEDTDKASIDIINNAVKNKQGFRLEILNYAKFGRDYWAELEAQAIYDNEEISHFVIRELDITERKLTESEILWAKEQSEAAERAKGEFLAVMSHEIRTPMNGVIGFTNILLESRLDHEQREYVETIRSCGDALLTLINDILDYSKIESGKMVLDEHPFELRRCLHDVFSLTSTKAADNRIEVICRVGDGVPQWIAGDVSRLRQILINLVGNALKFTEDGEVAVDVELKESLQGTDPRVCLEFRVSDTGIGIPKEKINELFKSFSQADSSTTRKYGGTGLGLAISKRLVELMGGNIGVESESGKGSTFFFTTYFKTDDSDHPDKLAINHEVLRGKRVLIVDDNASHRKVVEYQLKRFGIQSRAAGSGTEALEILDEDWAFDLILMDMVMPGMDGATLSKKIKKGIHTTYIPIILLTCMGRGSITEEDSNLKLFEMKLHKPVQDFTLRNGLAEVLQEKALDNGEGSIVSSVSKQRGVHQFADEYPFEILVAEDNKVNQKVIRLMLKKLGYEPEIVNNGLECLEELKNKSYGLILMDIQMPGMDGFQATSEIRVIERNEKVQPADRLQIIALTANAMEGDRHKCLEAGMNAYIPKPVKADELCEAIKICSENVMRAEGSSPPEKSIASRNVKPVKEKG from the coding sequence ATGGAACACTCAGATAAGCGAGTAGAGGGACAGAGTTTTTTTTATATCCTAGCGAGATATGGAAGCTACTCGCCAGTAGTGTTAGCTGGTTTGGTGACGCTCGCGTGCCTCGCTCTTACTGTTTTGTCTTGGTGGGCGAGTATAGAAAGCTTAGAGGACTCCTTCAATAGGCCATTCCAAAAAGAAGCGCGGCATCTTGTTTATCATTTTAAGGAAGAACTGCAGGACTACAAGCAAGCTTTAAATATGCTGGGAGCGGCATTGAGGACTAATGATAAGAAGCTAGAGCAACCCCATATTCAGGAAGTTTTAGAGTCTTTAGAGCTCAATGAATTTTCTGGTATAACCAATGTATTGTGGATAAGAAAAAAGGTAGGCGAAAAAGCAGGCGCAAATCAGGCTGTTTTATTTACTGTCTCAGGTGCAATTCAAGATAAAAAGCTTTCAGGTTATGCGATTAGTTCTCTTAATGAAGCTATGGGCACTTATCAACAAAAAACTGGTTTAGTGGTGACCCGCATTATCAATCACAAATCTATAGCCAAAAATAAGAGTATTGTTTATTTCATGAAACCACTCCAAGAGGCTGAAGGTAAATTTGTTAATTGGTATGCCATAAGGGTTGATCTTCAGACTTTATTAAATCTTCTTAGGGAAGAGAGTGTGGCCTCTTGGAGTTTTGATGTGCAAGACATTAGTGGTTTAGATTCGGCTGAAATAAAAGGTGCTAGTGATTCTTCTCTCTTGGTAAAGGAAAGTGATTTGAACTATCGTCAATTTTTAGAGTTAGGATCTAGAAAGTGGCGCTTATGGATAAGCTCAGAGACTTACCCAAAAAGTCTAGGCTATTCTGATGAAATGTTGAGGATGCTTATTTTAGGTATCTTAGCTAGTTGTCTTATAGGTTTTCTTGCAGGGTGCTTACTCAGGTTGAAAATAAAATCCGACCTAGACTTGAAACAAACAAGTGAGTTATGTGATCAAGCAGATGAGCAGCTTAAAAATCTAAATTGTGTTGTAAATTCTGTTCATGAAGGCCTTATTATGACAGACGCAAATTATCACGTCGAATGGGCGAATGATTCTTTTACTCGCATGTCAGAGTTTTCTTTAGGCGAAATTATAGGGAAGCCTGCTTTTTGTTTTCAATTTGGTGAGGATACAGATAAAGCTTCCATAGATATCATTAATAATGCTGTAAAAAATAAGCAAGGTTTCCGCTTGGAAATTCTTAATTATGCAAAATTCGGTCGCGACTATTGGGCCGAATTAGAAGCTCAGGCTATCTATGATAATGAGGAAATTAGTCATTTTGTCATTCGTGAGTTAGACATTACCGAACGAAAACTGACAGAGTCAGAAATACTCTGGGCTAAAGAGCAATCAGAAGCGGCTGAGCGTGCTAAAGGAGAATTTTTGGCGGTTATGAGCCATGAGATTAGAACCCCTATGAATGGAGTCATTGGCTTTACCAATATTTTATTGGAAAGCCGGCTTGATCACGAGCAAAGAGAATATGTTGAAACCATTAGGTCATGTGGTGATGCTCTTTTAACACTGATTAATGATATTCTCGATTATTCGAAAATTGAGTCGGGAAAGATGGTGTTGGATGAGCACCCGTTTGAATTGAGAAGATGTTTGCATGATGTCTTTAGTCTAACCAGTACTAAAGCGGCAGATAATAGGATAGAGGTGATTTGTAGAGTCGGCGATGGTGTTCCCCAATGGATTGCCGGGGATGTATCTAGGCTGAGACAGATCTTAATTAATCTAGTTGGTAATGCACTGAAGTTTACAGAAGATGGTGAAGTGGCAGTGGATGTAGAATTAAAAGAATCATTGCAAGGGACGGATCCGCGCGTTTGTTTAGAGTTTCGCGTATCAGATACTGGGATTGGTATTCCTAAAGAAAAGATTAATGAATTATTCAAAAGCTTTAGCCAAGCAGATTCTTCTACTACGAGGAAATACGGAGGAACAGGTTTAGGGTTGGCAATCTCCAAGCGGTTGGTTGAACTCATGGGAGGGAATATTGGAGTTGAGAGTGAGTCAGGAAAAGGATCGACATTCTTTTTTACAACGTATTTCAAAACAGATGACTCCGATCATCCGGATAAGCTAGCTATTAATCATGAAGTCTTGAGGGGTAAACGTGTTTTAATCGTTGATGATAATGCATCTCACAGAAAGGTTGTGGAATACCAGTTAAAGCGTTTTGGTATTCAATCTAGAGCTGCTGGCTCTGGTACGGAGGCTCTAGAGATACTAGATGAGGATTGGGCTTTTGACCTTATTTTGATGGATATGGTGATGCCGGGTATGGATGGAGCAACGCTATCTAAGAAGATAAAAAAAGGTATCCATACAACCTATATACCGATCATTTTGCTCACCTGTATGGGTAGGGGGTCGATTACAGAGGAGGATTCTAACCTCAAACTTTTTGAGATGAAACTACACAAACCGGTCCAGGACTTTACCTTGCGTAATGGGTTAGCTGAGGTGCTGCAAGAAAAAGCCCTAGATAATGGAGAAGGGAGTATCGTTAGCTCTGTGAGCAAGCAAAGAGGCGTGCATCAATTTGCTGATGAGTATCCCTTCGAGATTTTGGTAGCAGAAGATAACAAAGTGAATCAGAAAGTTATTAGGCTGATGCTCAAAAAGCTGGGGTACGAGCCCGAAATTGTAAACAATGGCCTAGAGTGCTTAGAGGAGTTAAAAAATAAGAGCTATGGTTTAATTTTAATGGATATCCAAATGCCGGGCATGGATGGTTTTCAAGCGACATCTGAAATCCGAGTTATTGAGCGCAATGAAAAAGTTCAGCCTGCGGATCGCTTGCAAATTATTGCCTTAACAGCAAATGCTATGGAAGGAGATAGACATAAGTGTTTAGAGGCCGGCATGAATGCTTATATCCCTAAGCCTGTTAAAGCAGATGAATTATGCGAAGCCATAAAAATCTGCTCTGAGAATGTTATGAGGGCTGAGGGTAGTAGTCCACCTGAAAAGTCTATAGCCTCAAGAAATGTTAAGCCGGTTAAAGAAAAGGGTTAG